One Novipirellula galeiformis DNA segment encodes these proteins:
- a CDS encoding TlpA family protein disulfide reductase, with the protein MKRSIIQVLYSFATCIAIVLISGTLQAQPPQDPRQEGQEFGQGPRGSGQRGYGPGQRRPGLGRRQGGQRGGQASRGGGPRDRVRPRDIEFQEKFPIGTEIPADLKVYNVDRELVPVKSVMQSKYTVIVGGCLTCPAYRSSYPEIEAVARDFKDRGVDFYFLYQSLAHPENWGFVQPSSIEDRFAQVDHAKELLRTQIPWLTDPMDNQMKTYFMGTPNSQFVFDSSGKVVHRDSWGRGSSLRESLESLVGKPETLTTAVDLNLPRFERHLTPESEMLLERVSVEGKAVPLRVESGGKSNPVSALRSIEFNQSNRYVKLRPEADQQLIETRSGKLYLGFRQDPVLGASWNNLASPPEYKIVAEGATVSPATGHSKRLQVESDNEPREFLVDVKDWDADKPISVKIQYFACNKEKGWCKSVQQEFTVWLDEDKSAGMVNGRSHFPGGGGGARQGGQGRPGAGQRPGGR; encoded by the coding sequence ATGAAACGTTCCATCATTCAAGTCCTGTACAGCTTCGCGACTTGTATAGCCATCGTGCTGATTTCGGGTACGTTGCAAGCACAGCCTCCGCAGGACCCAAGGCAAGAAGGCCAAGAGTTTGGCCAAGGTCCACGTGGTAGTGGACAACGTGGTTATGGACCGGGACAACGTCGCCCCGGTCTGGGGCGTAGACAAGGTGGCCAGCGTGGCGGTCAGGCGTCGCGGGGCGGCGGGCCTCGCGATCGCGTTCGTCCGCGTGACATCGAGTTTCAAGAGAAGTTTCCTATCGGAACCGAAATCCCTGCCGACCTGAAGGTCTACAACGTTGATCGGGAGCTAGTGCCCGTTAAAAGCGTCATGCAGTCGAAGTACACCGTGATCGTCGGTGGCTGTTTGACATGTCCCGCGTACCGAAGTTCCTACCCCGAGATTGAAGCGGTCGCTCGCGACTTCAAGGATCGAGGCGTTGACTTCTACTTCCTGTACCAGTCTCTGGCTCACCCAGAGAATTGGGGATTCGTGCAGCCGTCATCGATCGAGGACCGATTCGCTCAAGTCGATCATGCCAAGGAACTCCTGCGAACGCAAATCCCCTGGTTGACTGATCCGATGGACAACCAAATGAAAACTTATTTTATGGGGACTCCGAATTCACAGTTTGTGTTCGACTCGTCGGGCAAAGTGGTTCATCGTGATTCATGGGGCCGCGGCTCAAGCCTTCGTGAGTCGTTGGAGAGTCTGGTCGGCAAGCCGGAAACACTGACCACCGCCGTAGACTTGAACCTTCCTCGCTTCGAGCGTCACCTCACACCCGAAAGCGAAATGCTCTTGGAACGAGTTAGCGTGGAAGGGAAAGCGGTCCCGTTGCGAGTCGAGTCGGGCGGGAAAAGCAATCCCGTCTCTGCCTTGCGATCCATCGAATTCAATCAGTCCAACCGCTATGTGAAACTGCGTCCCGAGGCGGACCAACAATTGATCGAGACCAGATCAGGTAAGCTGTATCTGGGCTTTCGCCAAGACCCGGTGCTGGGAGCAAGTTGGAACAACCTGGCCAGTCCACCGGAGTACAAGATTGTTGCTGAAGGGGCGACCGTTTCTCCGGCGACGGGGCATTCAAAGCGTTTGCAGGTCGAATCCGACAATGAGCCACGCGAGTTTCTGGTCGACGTGAAGGATTGGGACGCGGACAAACCGATCTCGGTAAAGATTCAGTACTTTGCGTGCAACAAAGAAAAGGGTTGGTGTAAGTCGGTACAACAAGAATTCACGGTCTGGCTGGATGAAGACAAATCGGCTGGCATGGTCAATGGACGCAGTCACTTTCCGGGCGGCGGGGGCGGTGCACGTCAGGGCGGTCAAGGCCGCCCCGGTGCAGGACAGAGGCCGGGCGGACGGTGA